A genomic window from Desulfobotulus mexicanus includes:
- a CDS encoding ArsR/SmtB family transcription factor, with product MEKLLAITKALSDANRLRVLMALTERPHLCACHLTEMLGVTGATVSRHMGLLRQAGLVESRKCGKWTHYTLCTGNLKTDTILSWMQLHMPENEVIRADREFIRSCVLEKMECEEGCCL from the coding sequence ATGGAAAAGCTGCTGGCTATTACCAAGGCCCTTTCCGATGCTAATCGGCTTCGGGTTCTCATGGCCCTGACGGAAAGGCCCCATCTCTGCGCCTGTCACCTGACGGAAATGCTGGGTGTGACAGGTGCAACGGTATCCCGCCACATGGGTCTGCTCCGGCAGGCCGGTCTTGTGGAATCCAGAAAATGTGGAAAATGGACCCATTACACCCTTTGCACCGGCAATTTAAAGACCGACACCATCCTCTCATGGATGCAGCTGCATATGCCGGAAAATGAAGTGATTCGTGCAGACCGGGAGTTTATCCGAAGCTGTGTTCTGGAAAAAATGGAATGTGAAGAAGGATGTTGTCTGTAG